A section of the Polynucleobacter sp. AP-Sving-400A-A2 genome encodes:
- a CDS encoding cell division protein ZipA C-terminal FtsZ-binding domain-containing protein, whose product MTMLGLSDLQFALAVIGLLILILVAILNIKYARALRKANASVEYYAAERSAREPTFGAGFADPIPGEQVEPLFKQVALPVFTIDPRIDCVITLRFSQPIMGSEILKEMHSWEDLSAPSSARWMCEGFNVDHDSSEAWGLLVPDSSYSELQLAIQLASRRGSIGVLELSDFCSRAQALALTLGSQIDMPGVTTMLDKAKDLDFMAAESDIQLSINVLFDEAYPWANLDNLMRQRGFILSRSGRTYDYFSNRAPIFSSSDLNPGKPVQQLTLLLELPLVSSEERAFERMLAEGLEIAQVAHGRLVDDNGINLSEISIQSIRKHLDGLYENLERNGVPAGSSAASRLFS is encoded by the coding sequence ATGACAATGCTAGGTTTGTCTGACTTGCAATTTGCTTTAGCTGTTATCGGCCTACTGATTCTGATTTTAGTGGCTATTCTGAATATTAAATATGCTCGCGCACTGCGTAAAGCAAATGCGAGTGTTGAGTATTACGCCGCTGAGCGAAGTGCGCGTGAACCAACTTTTGGGGCCGGTTTTGCTGACCCCATACCGGGCGAACAGGTTGAGCCGCTTTTTAAACAAGTCGCCTTGCCAGTCTTTACGATTGATCCAAGAATAGATTGCGTTATTACTTTGCGTTTTTCCCAGCCAATTATGGGATCAGAGATCCTAAAAGAAATGCATTCCTGGGAAGATTTATCTGCTCCATCATCAGCCCGTTGGATGTGCGAGGGTTTCAATGTGGATCATGACTCTTCTGAGGCATGGGGTTTGCTTGTGCCTGACTCTTCTTATTCAGAGCTTCAGCTGGCTATTCAATTGGCAAGTCGTCGTGGTTCCATAGGCGTGCTCGAGTTATCCGACTTTTGTTCTAGAGCTCAGGCGCTTGCCTTAACACTTGGTTCTCAGATTGATATGCCAGGTGTCACTACGATGTTGGATAAGGCTAAAGATTTGGATTTCATGGCTGCCGAAAGTGATATCCAATTGAGTATTAATGTGCTCTTTGATGAAGCATACCCTTGGGCCAACCTAGATAATTTGATGCGTCAACGCGGATTTATCTTGTCGCGCAGTGGCCGCACTTATGATTACTTCAGTAATCGAGCACCTATTTTTAGTAGCAGCGACCTTAATCCTGGCAAGCCTGTGCAGCAACTTACCTTACTTCTGGAATTGCCCCTAGTTTCTTCTGAGGAGAGAGCATTCGAGCGCATGCTTGCCGAGGGACTTGAAATTGCACAAGTTGCTCATGGTCGTTTAGTTGATGACAACGGCATCAATTTATCTGAAATTTCTATTCAAAGCATTCGTAAACACCTCGATGGTTTATATGAAAACCTCGAGAGAAACGGTGTTCCTGCAGGATCCTCTGCTGCCAGCAGACTTTTTAGCTGA
- the smc gene encoding chromosome segregation protein SMC, with amino-acid sequence MQLKSIKLSGFKSFVDPTHFEMPGQLIGVVGPNGCGKSNIIDAVRWVLGESRASELRGESMQDVIFNGSGLRKPSGRASVELIFDNSEGRAQGQWSAFTELGIKRVLTRDGNSSYYVNNQVVRRKDIQDIFLGTGMGPRGYAIIGQGTINRILEAKPEELRVFLEEAAGVSKYKERRKETASRLEDTKENLVRVEDILRELDQQVTRLEKQATVAERHAELSASMKSQQQLLWFVRQTEAGKEQERHANGIRDTQVSLEEQTAKMRHVETELETMRTEQYALQDKVSQAQGDLYQTNADVSQVESQIRYVQEARQRLQQQSQDLLAQLQRWTVQETDAAQAQRTAEHELSLAAEKEQTLITDLSGLQEQMPACEEAYQVHVRELNDARENLATIDQRLASLGERVKAITSQVEELKGRDTRLEAELAGMRRPDAEALQMAIDRHAMAQRKVDEARQKASEAQQRVPAADEARNTAQQQIQSANQELAQTEAKLTALTALQASVQAQGKIGPWLESKGLKESKRLWQELKVESGWEAALESVLRERLAAVTAKSVQETLALANDAPPSRLAILLTEDISPAHTTVPADFTPLLTRVQSAGAPRVAAVLQEWLDNIYIANSLEDALHRREKLPAGGAFVTQQGHLVSRVGVQLYAADSEQAGMLARAQEMEGLEKQLRAQKLIQSELQGELDQCVANYQAAHQAAEQTRIAAEHAVQEVHGFEVERMQLTQAEEKYSQRAEQIQGELSELRQQMEQLTQTQAQSSEELAQSEESKQGLQENLAIAQEKLELATQERDRLRESLRSSEMSAQEAAFTTRSLQQRIADLQRDQSTARVQIMEIQDKQATSEQELETLSDEEAQDKLQGLLLARSAREAALANARTEQDALLHQLREADEVRLQIERSLQPMRDKVVDLQLREQAARLNFEQFATLLSDAEADLTSLEASFSPDLKVGALQTEVNRLNSEIQSLGPVNMAALDELSSSRERKQFLDAQSADLNEAMQTLTDAIAKIDAETRDLLQGTFDQVNIHFGKLFPELFGGGHAELVMTGEEILDAGVQVMAQPPGKKLSSIYLLSGGEKALTAIALVFSLFLLNPAPFCLLDEVDAPLDDANTLRYAQMVAKMSNKTQFVFISHNKITMEIAHQLIGVTMQEQGVSRIVAVDISSAVSMVEAA; translated from the coding sequence GTGCAACTGAAATCCATCAAACTTTCCGGCTTTAAGTCCTTCGTCGATCCAACCCATTTTGAAATGCCAGGTCAATTGATTGGTGTTGTGGGTCCTAACGGTTGCGGGAAGTCGAACATTATTGACGCCGTACGCTGGGTTTTGGGTGAGTCTCGCGCTAGTGAATTGCGTGGCGAATCGATGCAAGACGTGATCTTTAATGGCTCTGGTTTGCGCAAACCTTCGGGTCGTGCCAGCGTGGAACTCATTTTTGATAATTCAGAAGGACGCGCTCAAGGTCAGTGGAGTGCTTTTACAGAATTGGGCATCAAACGCGTTTTGACACGTGATGGTAATTCTAGTTATTACGTTAATAATCAAGTTGTGCGCCGTAAAGACATTCAAGATATTTTCTTGGGTACCGGTATGGGCCCCAGAGGTTACGCCATTATTGGACAGGGCACCATCAACCGCATCTTAGAAGCAAAGCCGGAAGAGTTGCGTGTGTTTTTAGAGGAAGCGGCTGGTGTTTCTAAATACAAAGAGCGCCGTAAAGAAACTGCATCCCGCCTTGAAGATACAAAAGAAAACCTAGTACGCGTAGAAGATATTCTGCGTGAGCTCGATCAGCAAGTGACTCGTTTAGAGAAGCAGGCCACTGTTGCTGAGCGCCATGCTGAATTATCTGCTTCAATGAAATCGCAACAGCAGTTACTCTGGTTTGTACGTCAGACCGAAGCTGGCAAGGAGCAAGAGCGTCACGCCAACGGTATTCGTGACACGCAAGTCAGCTTGGAAGAGCAGACTGCCAAAATGCGCCACGTGGAGACCGAGCTCGAGACAATGCGTACCGAGCAGTACGCCCTACAAGATAAAGTCTCTCAAGCTCAAGGTGATCTGTATCAAACCAATGCTGATGTCAGTCAGGTAGAGTCACAAATTCGTTATGTGCAAGAAGCGCGCCAGCGTCTACAACAACAATCTCAAGATTTACTAGCTCAACTGCAACGTTGGACCGTTCAAGAAACCGATGCAGCGCAAGCACAGCGCACTGCTGAGCATGAGCTCAGCCTAGCTGCAGAAAAAGAGCAAACATTAATCACGGATTTATCTGGCCTGCAAGAGCAAATGCCAGCCTGCGAAGAGGCCTATCAAGTTCATGTGCGCGAGCTCAATGATGCGCGCGAGAACTTAGCTACGATTGACCAGCGCTTAGCCAGTTTAGGCGAGCGTGTGAAAGCTATCACTTCACAAGTAGAAGAACTCAAGGGGCGCGATACCCGTCTTGAAGCTGAGCTTGCAGGTATGCGTAGACCTGATGCCGAAGCATTGCAAATGGCTATTGATCGTCATGCGATGGCGCAACGCAAGGTAGACGAAGCGAGACAAAAAGCAAGCGAGGCGCAACAACGCGTTCCTGCAGCTGATGAAGCTCGTAATACCGCACAACAACAGATTCAATCTGCTAACCAAGAGTTGGCACAAACCGAAGCTAAACTCACTGCACTGACTGCTTTACAAGCGAGCGTTCAAGCTCAAGGCAAGATTGGTCCATGGCTCGAGAGCAAAGGCTTAAAAGAGAGCAAGCGTTTGTGGCAAGAGCTCAAGGTGGAGAGTGGTTGGGAAGCTGCCTTGGAGTCCGTCTTGCGCGAGCGCTTAGCTGCGGTTACCGCTAAGAGTGTTCAAGAAACTTTAGCCTTAGCGAATGATGCGCCTCCAAGTCGTTTGGCGATTTTGCTCACAGAAGATATTTCTCCTGCTCACACTACTGTGCCAGCCGATTTCACACCATTATTAACTCGCGTTCAAAGCGCGGGTGCACCACGCGTAGCTGCTGTATTGCAGGAGTGGTTAGATAATATTTATATTGCTAATAGTTTGGAAGATGCATTACATCGCCGCGAGAAGTTACCTGCTGGCGGTGCTTTTGTTACTCAGCAAGGTCACTTAGTGAGCCGTGTGGGTGTGCAGTTGTATGCAGCGGACTCCGAGCAGGCCGGTATGTTGGCACGTGCTCAAGAGATGGAGGGTCTCGAGAAGCAATTGCGTGCACAGAAGTTAATTCAGAGTGAGTTGCAAGGTGAGCTGGATCAATGTGTTGCCAATTACCAAGCTGCCCATCAAGCTGCTGAACAAACCCGCATTGCCGCAGAGCATGCCGTACAAGAAGTACACGGCTTTGAAGTAGAAAGAATGCAGTTAACTCAGGCTGAAGAAAAGTATAGCCAACGCGCTGAACAAATCCAGGGTGAGTTAAGTGAGTTGCGTCAGCAAATGGAGCAATTGACCCAAACTCAAGCGCAATCCTCTGAGGAGCTCGCTCAGTCAGAAGAATCTAAGCAAGGCTTGCAAGAAAATCTCGCCATCGCGCAAGAAAAGTTGGAGTTAGCCACTCAAGAGCGCGATCGTCTTCGCGAATCTTTGCGTTCATCCGAGATGTCAGCTCAAGAAGCAGCATTTACAACCCGTTCTTTACAGCAGCGGATTGCTGACTTACAGCGTGATCAAAGTACTGCGCGTGTACAGATCATGGAGATTCAGGATAAGCAAGCTACCTCTGAGCAAGAGCTTGAAACTCTGAGTGATGAAGAGGCTCAAGATAAATTGCAGGGACTCTTGCTGGCTCGCAGTGCTCGCGAAGCCGCATTGGCAAATGCCCGTACAGAACAAGATGCACTGTTGCATCAATTACGTGAAGCAGATGAAGTGCGCTTGCAGATTGAACGCAGTCTTCAACCTATGCGTGACAAAGTAGTTGACTTACAGTTGCGAGAACAGGCTGCCCGTCTGAACTTTGAGCAGTTTGCGACCTTGCTATCAGACGCTGAAGCAGACTTAACTTCATTAGAAGCCAGCTTTAGCCCGGATTTGAAGGTTGGGGCATTGCAAACCGAAGTCAATCGCCTCAATTCTGAGATTCAATCTTTAGGCCCAGTCAATATGGCTGCCTTGGATGAGCTCTCTAGTTCACGTGAGCGTAAGCAGTTCTTGGATGCCCAATCTGCTGACTTAAATGAAGCAATGCAAACTCTGACTGACGCGATTGCTAAAATTGATGCGGAAACCCGTGATCTATTGCAGGGCACCTTTGATCAGGTCAATATCCATTTCGGTAAGTTATTCCCCGAGCTGTTTGGTGGTGGTCATGCGGAGTTAGTCATGACTGGTGAGGAGATCTTGGATGCTGGTGTTCAGGTCATGGCTCAGCCTCCTGGCAAGAAGCTTAGCTCCATCTATTTGTTATCCGGCGGCGAAAAAGCCCTAACCGCAATTGCCCTAGTCTTTTCTCTCTTCCTACTCAATCCTGCGCCGTTCTGCTTACTCGATGAGGTTGATGCGCCATTAGATGATGCGAACACCTTGCGTTATGCGCAGATGGTTGCCAAAATGTCTAATAAGACGCAGTTTGTATTTATTTCTCATAATAAGATCACTATGGAAATCGCTCATCAGTTGATTGGTGTCACCATGCAAGAGCAGGGTGTGTCTCGCATTGTGGCAGTGGATATTTCTTCTGCAGTATCGATGGTGGAGGCAGCTTAA
- the dapD gene encoding 2,3,4,5-tetrahydropyridine-2,6-dicarboxylate N-succinyltransferase, whose product MSKSPQSIIDQAWENRANLSPEAVSGEIRNAVNAVLEGLNTGSIRVAERRSVGKWEVNQWVKKAVLLSFRLEDNKPMGAGGYTQFYDKVPSKFENYTAEDFANGGFRVVPPAMARRGSFIGKNAVLMPSYVNIGAYVGEGTMVDTWATVGSCAQIGKNVHLSGGVGIGGVLEPIQAGPVIIEDNCFIGARSEVVEGVVIEENAVLSMGVYIGQSTKIYDRETGEIHYGRVPAGSVVVPGSLPSACGKYSLYAAIIVKKVDAQTRAKTAINELLRD is encoded by the coding sequence ATGAGCAAATCACCACAAAGCATCATCGATCAAGCCTGGGAAAACCGCGCAAACCTGTCTCCAGAGGCCGTTTCTGGGGAAATCCGCAACGCTGTGAACGCCGTACTCGAGGGCCTAAATACAGGCAGTATTCGCGTGGCCGAGCGCCGTAGCGTTGGCAAATGGGAAGTAAACCAGTGGGTCAAAAAGGCAGTTTTGCTGTCTTTCCGCTTGGAAGACAACAAACCGATGGGCGCTGGTGGCTATACCCAGTTCTACGATAAGGTACCGAGCAAGTTTGAAAACTACACCGCAGAGGACTTCGCCAATGGCGGTTTCCGTGTGGTTCCACCTGCAATGGCTCGTCGCGGCTCATTTATCGGTAAGAATGCCGTTTTAATGCCTTCCTATGTCAATATCGGCGCTTATGTCGGTGAAGGCACCATGGTCGATACCTGGGCAACCGTAGGTTCATGTGCCCAAATCGGTAAAAACGTGCATCTTTCTGGTGGCGTTGGCATTGGTGGTGTTTTGGAGCCAATCCAAGCCGGTCCAGTGATTATTGAAGATAACTGCTTTATTGGCGCCCGCTCTGAGGTGGTTGAAGGCGTGGTCATTGAAGAAAATGCTGTTCTCTCCATGGGTGTTTACATTGGTCAAAGTACCAAGATCTACGACCGCGAAACCGGTGAAATCCATTACGGTCGTGTACCAGCAGGTTCTGTTGTAGTTCCAGGCTCCCTTCCTTCTGCTTGCGGTAAATACAGCCTGTACGCTGCAATCATCGTGAAAAAGGTGGATGCCCAAACTAGAGCTAAGACTGCGATTAACGAACTCTTACGTGATTAA
- the dapE gene encoding succinyl-diaminopimelate desuccinylase encodes MSATLELTQALISCRSVTPADGGCQELIAKRLQAIGFHTESVVSGPENFQVTNLWAIKKGASGDQGKVLVFAGHTDVVPTGPLEKWTNDPFTPTIRDGVLYGRGAADMKTSLAGFVIATEEFVITHPDHKGTIAFLITSDEEGPGNDGTVIMCERLQKQGQRLDYCVIGEPTSVDQLGDMIKNGRRGSLSGKLRVKGIQAHIAYPHLGKNPIHLSAPAIQALVETEWDKGNQYFQPTSFQISNIHAGTGANNVIPGELAIDFNFRFSTESKPEELRSRLEGILSGAGLDFEIDWVLGGSPFITGDGALADALRKAIKAETKIDTELSTTGGTSDGRFIAKICKEVVEFGPLNATSHKIDECVIVDDVVPLKNIYRKTLEQLVA; translated from the coding sequence ATGAGCGCTACCCTAGAGTTAACACAAGCCCTTATCTCCTGCCGTTCGGTAACCCCGGCGGATGGAGGTTGCCAGGAACTCATTGCCAAGCGCCTTCAAGCCATTGGTTTTCATACTGAGAGCGTTGTGAGTGGGCCTGAGAACTTTCAGGTTACGAATTTGTGGGCAATCAAAAAGGGTGCATCTGGAGATCAGGGCAAGGTTCTAGTGTTTGCCGGTCATACTGATGTTGTGCCTACTGGCCCGCTGGAAAAATGGACCAATGATCCATTTACTCCAACCATTAGAGATGGGGTGCTTTACGGTCGTGGCGCTGCGGATATGAAAACCTCTCTTGCAGGATTTGTGATCGCTACTGAAGAGTTTGTCATCACCCACCCAGATCACAAGGGCACGATTGCCTTTTTGATTACTAGTGACGAAGAAGGTCCTGGGAACGATGGTACTGTCATCATGTGCGAGCGCTTGCAAAAACAAGGTCAGCGTTTAGATTACTGCGTGATTGGTGAACCAACTTCAGTTGATCAACTCGGTGACATGATTAAGAACGGTCGTCGCGGCTCCCTCTCAGGCAAGCTTAGGGTGAAAGGTATTCAGGCGCATATCGCATACCCTCACCTTGGTAAAAACCCGATTCACCTCTCAGCGCCTGCGATTCAGGCGCTTGTTGAGACTGAGTGGGATAAGGGTAATCAATATTTCCAGCCCACAAGCTTTCAGATTTCGAACATACATGCAGGCACTGGCGCGAATAACGTCATTCCTGGTGAGCTGGCGATTGATTTCAACTTCCGCTTCTCCACTGAGAGCAAGCCAGAAGAGTTGCGCAGTCGCCTAGAGGGCATTCTCAGTGGCGCAGGTCTTGATTTTGAAATTGATTGGGTCTTAGGTGGTAGTCCATTCATTACCGGTGATGGTGCTCTTGCTGACGCCCTTCGTAAAGCTATTAAAGCTGAAACCAAAATTGATACAGAACTCTCCACCACTGGCGGCACTAGTGATGGTCGATTCATTGCAAAGATCTGCAAAGAAGTGGTTGAGTTTGGCCCGCTCAATGCGACTAGCCACAAGATTGATGAGTGCGTGATTGTGGACGATGTGGTGCCACTCAAAAATATTTATCGCAAGACACTCGAGCAACTTGTTGCTTAA
- the prmB gene encoding 50S ribosomal protein L3 N(5)-glutamine methyltransferase translates to MDPAPQQSLTLDQCIDQIAQELETADLHYGHGAIDAQSEALWIASKQLDLSPTDALDHLEQVMSAEQIAQALEVTQTRISTRKPLAYILGEAWLMGVPFFSSEQSIVPRSWIAELIVDGSLEPWLPADGKALDLCTGNGSLAILLALTCPDIRVSACDISMPALAIASRNLDRHGLTSQVELFEGDLWDALPEPHEDNLFDLIICNPPYVNTNSMNALPAEYHAEPALALAGGDDGMDLIRKIVAGAPDYLSERGAILIEIGNEYEYFKKAFPQIPVIWMEVSAGNEQVLLIQAEDLR, encoded by the coding sequence ATGGACCCTGCGCCCCAGCAATCTCTGACGCTTGATCAATGCATTGATCAGATTGCACAAGAACTAGAAACAGCAGATTTACATTATGGTCATGGTGCTATTGATGCGCAAAGTGAAGCCCTCTGGATTGCCAGTAAACAGCTTGACTTAAGCCCTACAGATGCACTAGATCACTTAGAGCAAGTGATGAGTGCCGAGCAAATTGCGCAGGCGCTTGAGGTGACACAAACTCGCATCTCCACACGCAAGCCACTGGCTTATATCCTGGGTGAAGCCTGGTTAATGGGTGTACCTTTTTTCTCTAGCGAGCAGAGTATTGTTCCTCGCTCCTGGATAGCTGAGCTCATCGTAGATGGTTCCCTGGAGCCTTGGTTACCGGCTGACGGCAAAGCACTCGATCTTTGTACTGGTAATGGCTCTTTAGCAATTTTGTTAGCTTTAACTTGTCCCGACATTCGTGTAAGTGCTTGTGACATCAGCATGCCTGCATTAGCAATAGCATCTCGCAATCTCGATCGTCATGGCCTTACTTCTCAAGTAGAGCTTTTTGAGGGTGATCTCTGGGATGCGCTGCCAGAACCCCATGAAGATAATCTCTTTGATCTCATCATTTGCAATCCGCCTTACGTCAATACCAACTCGATGAACGCCCTGCCCGCTGAGTACCATGCAGAACCTGCTCTTGCATTAGCCGGTGGCGATGATGGCATGGATCTGATTCGGAAGATTGTTGCTGGCGCACCAGACTATCTATCTGAGCGTGGCGCCATTCTGATTGAGATTGGCAATGAGTATGAATACTTTAAAAAAGCTTTCCCTCAAATTCCTGTCATCTGGATGGAAGTGTCTGCAGGAAATGAGCAGGTACTACTGATTCAAGCGGAAGATTTGCGCTAA
- the radA gene encoding DNA repair protein RadA, with product MAKIKTIYICQSCGGSSAKWQGQCPSCQAWNTLEEGVPEASSNSRFQGLAQSLPRQKLSAISAEDLPRFSTGVEEFDRVLGGGLVPGGVVLLGGDPGIGKSTLLLQALAEMSAAGMNVLYSSGEESAAQIALRAKRIALDAPQLEVLAEIQLEKLLSIMDTVKPQVLVVDSIQTLYSEVLSSAPGSVAQVRECAAQLTRAAKSSGICVLMVGHVTKDGHLAGPRVLEHIVDTVLYFEGDTHSSFRLVRSIKNRFGAVNELGVFAMTEKGLRGVANPSAIFLSQHAEMVPGACVLVTQEGSRPLLVEIQALVDTAHIPNPRRLAVGLEQARLAMLLAVLHRHAGVACFDQDVFLNAVGGVKISEPAADLAVLLAIQSSIRNKALPKELIVFGEVGLAGEIRPCPRGQERLKEAAKLGFTVAIIPKANMPRTKIPGLRVIPVERIDQAISAAAELS from the coding sequence TTGGCCAAAATAAAAACAATCTATATCTGTCAGTCGTGTGGTGGCAGCTCTGCTAAATGGCAGGGACAGTGCCCCTCATGTCAGGCATGGAATACCTTGGAAGAGGGTGTTCCCGAGGCCAGCTCAAATTCCCGCTTTCAGGGGCTGGCACAGTCACTTCCCCGTCAAAAACTATCCGCTATTTCGGCTGAAGATCTCCCACGCTTTAGTACTGGCGTAGAAGAGTTTGACCGCGTATTGGGTGGCGGATTAGTTCCTGGTGGCGTTGTTCTTTTAGGCGGCGATCCTGGGATTGGTAAATCTACCCTCTTACTCCAAGCCCTTGCTGAGATGAGTGCTGCTGGCATGAACGTGCTCTACAGCAGTGGCGAAGAGTCTGCCGCTCAGATTGCATTACGCGCAAAACGTATTGCACTCGATGCACCTCAATTAGAAGTGCTGGCTGAGATTCAGTTGGAAAAGCTCTTATCTATTATGGATACAGTGAAGCCACAGGTCTTGGTGGTCGATTCCATTCAGACTTTGTATTCAGAGGTGCTCAGCTCAGCTCCAGGCTCGGTTGCCCAAGTGCGAGAGTGCGCTGCGCAATTAACCAGAGCCGCTAAATCTAGCGGCATTTGCGTGTTAATGGTGGGGCACGTGACTAAAGATGGCCATTTAGCTGGCCCTCGTGTGCTCGAGCATATTGTAGATACCGTCTTATATTTCGAGGGTGATACCCACTCCTCATTTAGATTAGTACGCTCGATTAAAAACCGCTTTGGCGCAGTCAACGAGTTAGGTGTATTTGCGATGACCGAAAAAGGTCTGCGTGGCGTCGCCAATCCTTCAGCCATTTTCTTATCGCAGCATGCGGAGATGGTGCCAGGTGCCTGCGTATTGGTTACGCAAGAGGGTAGTCGACCGCTCTTAGTCGAAATTCAGGCGCTGGTAGATACGGCGCACATTCCTAATCCACGTCGCCTGGCAGTTGGTTTAGAGCAAGCGCGTTTAGCGATGCTCTTAGCGGTACTACATCGTCATGCTGGTGTTGCCTGCTTTGATCAAGACGTCTTCTTAAATGCAGTAGGTGGTGTAAAGATCTCAGAGCCGGCTGCTGACTTAGCGGTATTACTAGCAATTCAGTCTTCTATTCGCAATAAGGCCTTGCCTAAAGAGTTGATCGTATTTGGTGAGGTTGGTTTAGCTGGAGAGATTCGCCCATGCCCACGTGGTCAGGAGCGCCTGAAAGAGGCGGCTAAGCTGGGCTTTACTGTAGCCATTATTCCGAAGGCCAATATGCCTAGGACCAAGATCCCAGGGTTAAGAGTGATACCAGTAGAACGTATTGATCAGGCCATCTCTGCAGCAGCAGAGCTCAGTTAA
- a CDS encoding potassium transporter Kup: MSISNPEFSSSDLLKPVDLHGDHDSHKKGLATMMLAAIGVVFGDIGTSPLYALKECFDPQHGIPFSPEALFGVIAMMIWSLILIVTFKYVLFVMRADNKGEGGVLSLMALALRSFDSKSKGYFFLMILGMLGACMLLGESVITPAISVLSAVEGIEIAAPGLHKFIIPISLVILVALFMIQKYGTAAVGNLFGPVTLTWFITLAVLGVINIGAAPQIIGAINPMYAVQFVMDHPTTAYIVMGAVVLVVTGVEALYLDMGHFGRNPVRYAWLIVVLPSLLINYLGQGALLLSNPEAASNPFYLMVPDWALWPVVGLATAATVIASQAVISGAYSLVSQAILLGFMPRMTIMHTSDSEQGQIYIPVVNWALLFMVVVTIIEFRESVNLAAAYGISVTSTMMITAILLGVVMYREWKMNLFLVLSLTAIFFTLDFAFWSANLIKIKDGGWYPLFLGLIIFTCLITWYRGRKLLRDKLVEGSIHLKEFVASLLAHPPHRVEGTAIFLTAHIDYVPIAMLHNLKHNRVMHERIFFVKLSTWDVPYVNDQERLSINDLGGNIFLVRAVYGFKESPDINKVLSLLSEQKNIQFNLMDTSFFVARDTIVPSANPGMALWREKLFGWMMQNAAKPSDFFKIPTNRLVELGAKVEI; the protein is encoded by the coding sequence ATGTCCATTAGCAATCCTGAGTTTTCAAGTTCTGATTTATTAAAGCCCGTTGATCTGCATGGTGATCACGATAGTCATAAAAAAGGCTTGGCAACGATGATGTTAGCTGCCATTGGTGTGGTGTTTGGTGATATTGGTACCAGCCCTTTGTATGCCCTCAAAGAGTGCTTTGATCCGCAGCACGGCATCCCATTTTCTCCAGAAGCATTATTTGGTGTGATTGCGATGATGATCTGGTCTTTGATCTTGATCGTGACCTTTAAATACGTTTTATTTGTGATGCGGGCGGATAACAAAGGTGAAGGTGGTGTTTTATCTTTGATGGCCTTAGCGCTCAGATCATTTGATAGCAAATCAAAAGGCTATTTCTTCTTAATGATCCTGGGCATGCTCGGTGCTTGCATGCTTCTTGGTGAGTCTGTCATTACCCCGGCGATTTCTGTTTTATCTGCTGTTGAAGGTATTGAAATTGCAGCACCTGGCTTACATAAATTCATCATCCCTATTTCACTAGTGATTTTAGTAGCCTTATTTATGATTCAAAAATATGGCACGGCGGCTGTTGGCAATCTATTTGGTCCAGTGACCCTCACTTGGTTTATTACTCTTGCAGTATTAGGTGTTATTAATATTGGCGCAGCGCCTCAAATCATCGGCGCAATTAATCCAATGTATGCGGTGCAGTTTGTAATGGATCACCCAACCACAGCCTATATTGTGATGGGTGCTGTTGTCTTAGTTGTTACTGGTGTTGAAGCTCTGTACTTGGATATGGGGCACTTTGGAAGAAACCCTGTCCGATATGCTTGGCTCATTGTTGTTTTGCCTAGCCTTTTAATTAACTACCTTGGGCAAGGCGCACTATTGTTATCGAATCCAGAGGCTGCTTCTAACCCATTTTATTTAATGGTTCCAGATTGGGCTTTATGGCCTGTTGTTGGTCTTGCTACTGCAGCTACAGTCATTGCATCGCAAGCGGTGATTTCAGGTGCGTACTCTTTAGTGAGTCAAGCAATTTTACTGGGCTTCATGCCGCGCATGACCATCATGCACACCTCTGATTCTGAGCAAGGACAGATTTATATTCCAGTAGTGAATTGGGCCCTCTTATTTATGGTGGTTGTCACCATTATTGAATTTAGGGAATCAGTTAATTTAGCAGCTGCTTATGGAATTTCTGTGACATCTACCATGATGATTACTGCAATTTTATTGGGCGTGGTCATGTATCGTGAGTGGAAGATGAATCTCTTCTTAGTACTATCTTTGACGGCCATTTTCTTTACTTTAGATTTTGCTTTTTGGAGTGCTAACTTAATTAAAATTAAAGATGGTGGTTGGTACCCTTTATTTTTAGGCCTCATCATTTTTACTTGTTTGATTACTTGGTATCGAGGACGCAAACTCTTGCGCGATAAATTAGTTGAAGGATCGATCCATTTGAAAGAATTTGTGGCTAGTTTATTGGCCCACCCCCCACACCGTGTTGAGGGAACAGCCATCTTTTTAACTGCGCACATTGATTATGTGCCAATCGCGATGTTGCATAACTTAAAACATAACCGAGTAATGCATGAGCGCATCTTTTTTGTGAAGCTCAGCACTTGGGATGTGCCTTACGTCAATGATCAGGAGCGTCTGAGCATTAACGATTTGGGTGGCAATATATTTTTAGTTAGGGCGGTGTATGGCTTTAAGGAATCGCCTGACATTAATAAGGTATTGTCATTGCTCAGTGAGCAGAAAAATATTCAATTTAATTTAATGGATACCTCATTCTTTGTTGCACGTGACACTATTGTTCCGTCGGCAAACCCTGGGATGGCCTTATGGAGAGAGAAACTGTTTGGTTGGATGATGCAAAACGCAGCCAAACCATCGGACTTCTTTAAGATTCCTACCAATCGTCTGGTTGAGCTCGGTGCAAAGGTAGAGATTTGA